In Horticoccus luteus, the following proteins share a genomic window:
- a CDS encoding DoxX family protein: MRASSLPYGRWLLGLFFIAAGANHFLHPQPYLAMMPPWLPAPGALLAISGLAEILGGLGVFLPATRRLAGWGLLALLVAVFPANVHVALHGWPGVDLPRWVLWARLPFQLLFAWWIWRTCLSRRAAPRR, translated from the coding sequence ATGCGCGCATCCTCGTTACCTTACGGTCGCTGGCTCCTCGGCCTCTTCTTCATCGCCGCTGGGGCCAACCACTTTCTCCATCCTCAACCGTATCTCGCGATGATGCCGCCGTGGCTGCCCGCGCCCGGCGCGTTGCTCGCGATCAGCGGCCTCGCGGAAATCCTCGGCGGCCTCGGCGTTTTCCTCCCCGCGACGCGCCGCCTCGCCGGTTGGGGCCTCCTCGCGTTACTGGTGGCGGTGTTTCCCGCGAACGTTCACGTCGCTCTCCACGGCTGGCCCGGCGTCGATCTGCCCCGCTGGGTTTTGTGGGCGCGCCTCCCCTTTCAACTGCTCTTCGCGTGGTGGATTTGGCGCACCTGCCTCAGCCGCCGAGCCGCGCCACGCCGGTGA